CCCCCGCCGGGGAATACGACGACTGCGGCCCCCGTATTCTTTCCGCTGGGCGAGTAGACCGTCATCGTCGGCCTCGATACGTTGCGCACCGCGATCACATGCTTACCGCCGATCCACTCGTCTTTGTCGATCGTCGCATCTTCCGCGAGATTCTTGTCAGCTCCCGGACCCGGCGGTACTCCCGGCCAAATTGGCGCCTGCTTATGCCCGGCAGAAGGCTGCCAAGAATCCGCTGGGGCGCTCCCGCTTCCAAACGCAAGCACAACAAGGAGAGCAAAGATCAAAGGTTTCATCATTACCGAGCAGCTCCTTCCAAAATATTTCTCAAGCCAGTCATAGGTGCGGCAAACGACCAGCGCGTCACCCGGCGGCGCGCTTGTGTTCTATGCGCCGGCCGGGTGACGCGCGGGTTAGGCCCTTCTCTCAGATGGTCTGCTCCGCACGCAGGAGGGCACCCAGCTTTCCAAGCACTTCACCAACGACGCTTCCAGGGAGCTTGCATATCAGGCTCGCTTGGCGCGCGCGCCAGTCCAAGCACTTGACTTGGTCCGAAAGCACGGCCCCGGATATATTCAGACCTTCCGGGAGAATGACTTCGAAGGGATAACCTTTCACCTGGCTGGTAATAGGGCAGAGAAGCGCAAGACCCACCTTGCCATTGTATGCGCGCGGTGAAAGAACCACCGCAGGCCGTCGGCCAGCCTGCTCATGTCCAGCTTGGGGATTCAACGTAATCCACACGGCATCCCCCTGCGCCGGCACGAAAGCGGTGGGGGTTACCATGACTCACGTCCTGTCGCGCTTCCGGTATCCACCTCCCCGTGCAAATTACGCCGCCTCACTTTGGCAAGCAGTTGATTCAAGGAATAATCGGGTACGGCCAAGGGCGTCACAACCAACTTGCCCTTTTCGAGCGTCACCTCAACCAACGACCCCTGGGCTATCCGTGAGTCAGAAGCCAAAGACTTGGGTATGCGGAGAGCAAGACTGTTTCCCCATTTACGAACTGTAACACGCATCTGCCACCTCCCAAAATGTATCTACAATGAAGATACATCCAGAAAATCTTTTATGCAAGTCGGATGAGGGGTTATGTCGTACGACAAATCCTTCGTCTCGCCTCACCTAAATGGGTCTAACGAATGAATAACCCGTATTCTCCCGCGAAGACGCTTGCAGGTATCGTTCCCGCTTCAGGCCGAAAAACCTCCCGCGTGCTTGCACCCCGTGTCGGTCTCAGAG
This genomic stretch from Terriglobia bacterium harbors:
- the mazF gene encoding endoribonuclease MazF, whose protein sequence is MVTPTAFVPAQGDAVWITLNPQAGHEQAGRRPAVVLSPRAYNGKVGLALLCPITSQVKGYPFEVILPEGLNISGAVLSDQVKCLDWRARQASLICKLPGSVVGEVLGKLGALLRAEQTI
- a CDS encoding AbrB/MazE/SpoVT family DNA-binding domain-containing protein, which codes for MRVTVRKWGNSLALRIPKSLASDSRIAQGSLVEVTLEKGKLVVTPLAVPDYSLNQLLAKVRRRNLHGEVDTGSATGRESW